In a genomic window of Paramicrobacterium chengjingii:
- the pepN gene encoding aminopeptidase N: MPGENLTRDEARTRKSLIQTHTYAVALDLTQGPDVFRSTTTVRFSAEAGSSTFIDALTARVHSITLNGSQISTSAADGTRIALDGLLDENELIVDVDMRYTNTGEGLHRFVDPVDGEVYLYSQFEVPDSRRVFAVFEQPDLKATFQFTVTAPSAWQVVSNSPTPQAVPLSDTVARWEFTPTATISSYITAIIAGPYESVSSELTSSDGRTIPLGVFARKSLFEHLDAEYIFEKTRQGFAFYEDKFGRAYPFEKYDQLFVPEFNAGAMENAGAVTFLESYVFRSKVTDAIRERRVVTILHELAHMWFGDLVTMKWWNDLWLNESFAEWASTIATAQATEWTEAWTTFQAMEKSWAYKQDQLPSTHPVVATINDLEDVQVNFDGITYAKGGSVLKQLVAWVGEEAFFAGVSAYFAKHEYSNTELKDLLSELEVTSGRDLSDWSQKWLETAGVNTLYPDVTVDSEGTISAFAIRQTAPADYPTLRPHRLALGFYNLDNGRLVRTDRFELDIDGESTPVTELVGRTRPDLILINDDDLAYAKIRLDEASLRVAMKHLSTIENPLARALVWGSAWDATRDAETAPSDYVDLVLGNIAAETESTTLRTTLSQLVLAAQQYVARDRQTSTLARVADELWGLAQQAEPGSDAQFQFVKFFAAAASAPAHLDTIAALREGDTKLNGLEIDTDLEWELLVALAAGDRASVADIDAALERDSTASGQQFAAQARASRPSSADKSAAWSLIIDDDSLPNTLVAYTALGFRRAQHAAVLTDFVDRYFNVLVDIWNTRSYKIAEHVAVGLYPSSLANAHLRDATTAWLSTHSEPAALRRLVVENLAGVERALAAQERDAR, from the coding sequence GTGCCAGGAGAAAACCTCACACGTGATGAAGCTCGCACACGCAAGAGCCTCATTCAGACGCACACCTACGCAGTCGCACTCGATCTCACACAGGGACCCGACGTCTTCCGCAGCACCACGACGGTTCGCTTCAGCGCCGAAGCAGGATCGTCGACGTTCATCGATGCCCTGACCGCCAGAGTGCATTCGATCACCCTCAACGGCAGCCAGATTTCCACGTCTGCAGCGGACGGTACTCGCATCGCCCTCGACGGACTTCTCGACGAGAACGAGCTCATTGTCGATGTCGACATGCGCTACACCAACACCGGAGAGGGTCTGCACAGGTTCGTCGACCCGGTCGACGGTGAGGTGTACCTGTACAGCCAATTCGAGGTTCCCGACTCCCGCCGTGTCTTTGCCGTTTTTGAGCAGCCCGATCTGAAGGCGACGTTCCAGTTCACCGTCACCGCGCCGTCGGCATGGCAGGTCGTCTCGAATTCGCCGACGCCACAGGCAGTTCCCCTCAGCGACACTGTGGCGCGGTGGGAATTCACCCCCACCGCGACCATCTCGAGCTACATCACCGCGATCATTGCCGGCCCTTATGAATCAGTGAGCAGCGAGCTGACCAGCAGCGACGGCCGAACCATTCCGCTCGGCGTGTTTGCCCGCAAGAGCCTCTTTGAGCACCTTGACGCTGAGTATATTTTCGAGAAGACGCGCCAAGGCTTTGCCTTTTACGAAGACAAGTTCGGCCGCGCGTACCCCTTTGAGAAGTACGACCAGCTTTTTGTTCCGGAGTTCAACGCTGGCGCGATGGAGAACGCCGGTGCCGTGACGTTCCTCGAGAGCTACGTTTTCCGTTCAAAGGTGACGGATGCCATCAGGGAGCGTCGTGTCGTCACCATCCTGCACGAACTTGCGCATATGTGGTTCGGTGACCTGGTCACGATGAAGTGGTGGAACGACCTCTGGTTGAACGAGTCGTTCGCCGAATGGGCATCAACGATCGCTACGGCACAGGCCACTGAGTGGACCGAGGCATGGACCACCTTCCAGGCCATGGAGAAAAGCTGGGCGTACAAGCAAGACCAGCTTCCCTCCACACACCCCGTCGTCGCCACAATCAATGACCTTGAAGACGTGCAGGTGAACTTCGACGGCATCACGTATGCAAAGGGCGGCTCCGTTTTGAAGCAGCTCGTCGCCTGGGTCGGCGAGGAGGCGTTCTTCGCGGGGGTCTCGGCGTACTTCGCGAAACACGAATATTCGAATACGGAGTTGAAGGATCTGCTGAGCGAGCTAGAGGTGACGAGCGGACGCGACCTGTCCGACTGGTCGCAGAAGTGGCTGGAGACCGCCGGAGTCAACACTCTGTACCCTGACGTCACCGTTGATTCGGAGGGTACGATCTCGGCGTTCGCAATCCGGCAGACCGCGCCAGCCGACTACCCCACACTTCGACCGCATCGCCTCGCCCTCGGGTTCTACAACCTCGACAATGGTCGGCTTGTGCGAACCGATCGCTTCGAGCTCGACATCGACGGCGAAAGCACGCCGGTAACCGAACTCGTCGGTCGCACGCGTCCCGACCTGATCCTCATCAATGACGACGACCTCGCCTACGCGAAGATCAGGCTTGACGAAGCATCGCTTCGTGTGGCGATGAAGCACCTGTCGACAATTGAAAACCCGCTTGCCCGTGCGCTGGTGTGGGGGTCAGCGTGGGACGCAACTCGGGATGCCGAAACGGCACCGAGTGACTACGTCGACCTCGTGCTGGGAAATATCGCAGCTGAAACCGAGTCCACAACATTGCGCACAACACTCAGTCAGCTCGTGCTCGCTGCGCAGCAGTATGTTGCTCGTGATCGCCAGACGAGCACTCTCGCGCGCGTTGCCGACGAGCTCTGGGGGCTTGCTCAGCAGGCGGAACCGGGCAGTGACGCTCAGTTCCAGTTTGTGAAGTTCTTTGCTGCTGCGGCATCCGCGCCTGCGCATTTGGATACCATCGCAGCGCTGCGCGAGGGAGACACAAAGCTCAACGGGCTCGAGATCGACACGGACCTCGAGTGGGAGCTGCTCGTCGCGCTCGCCGCCGGAGATCGCGCGTCCGTCGCCGACATCGATGCCGCGCTTGAACGCGATAGCACCGCGTCAGGCCAGCAGTTCGCCGCGCAGGCACGGGCGTCACGCCCGAGCAGCGCAGACAAGAGCGCCGCCTGGTCGCTGATCATCGATGACGATTCGCTGCCCAACACGCTCGTCGCGTACACGGCGCTCGGGTTTCGCCGCGCTCAGCATGCCGCTGTGCTGACGGATTTCGTCGACCGCTACTTCAACGTGCTGGTCGACATCTGGAACACCCGCTCATACAAGATCGCAGAGCACGTTGCCGTTGGACTGTACCCGTCTTCACTCGCGAACGCGCACCTGCGCGATGCGACGACAGCATGGCTCAGCACACACAGTGAGCCTGCCGCTCTTCGCCGTCTCGTGGTGGAGAACCTGGCGGGCGTCGAGCGCGCTCTTGCAGCGCAAGAGAGGGACGCTCGCTGA
- a CDS encoding mechanosensitive ion channel family protein: MRTDFTSSLDDFLNTPLGTLVHVVVIIGVAIGVAWLLHIIIRRSVVSIVSGVKRGRGVDDTQALAISPLAAVRVVQRTRTLGTVLSNIVNVVIVVIAVFLIVHVVSPGILSSFALLSAAIGAGLGFGAQNIVKDVLNGIFMVIEDQLGVGDVVDVGFATGVVEKVGIRITQVRDVNGVLWFVRNGEVLRVGNMSQGWSRLIIDLAIPLDVDFDEVKQQLLDAAMALAEEPKWRPHFLDAPEVWGMESVSDEAIVLRLVAKTRTSSKDDVGRELRSRFKDVLDGLDVVALSLETVILAGWEGAGSVGGARPPRTKPVVVDPSKLGKKKKRAPKGEQ, encoded by the coding sequence GTGCGCACTGATTTCACGTCGTCTCTCGATGACTTCCTGAACACCCCTCTCGGCACTCTCGTACATGTCGTCGTCATCATCGGGGTGGCGATTGGGGTGGCCTGGCTTCTCCACATCATTATTCGACGCTCTGTCGTATCGATCGTCAGCGGAGTCAAGCGGGGCCGCGGCGTCGATGACACACAGGCGCTCGCCATTTCGCCGTTGGCCGCGGTGCGCGTCGTTCAACGCACTCGCACGCTGGGCACAGTGCTCTCTAATATCGTCAACGTCGTCATTGTCGTCATCGCCGTGTTCCTCATCGTTCACGTTGTCTCCCCCGGCATCCTAAGTTCATTCGCTCTGCTGTCCGCCGCTATCGGTGCCGGCCTCGGATTCGGGGCACAGAACATCGTGAAAGACGTGCTCAATGGCATCTTCATGGTGATCGAAGACCAGCTCGGAGTCGGGGACGTCGTCGACGTGGGGTTTGCCACGGGCGTCGTCGAAAAGGTGGGCATCCGCATCACGCAGGTGCGCGACGTCAACGGGGTGCTGTGGTTCGTGCGCAATGGCGAGGTGCTGCGCGTGGGAAATATGTCGCAAGGGTGGTCGCGACTCATCATCGACCTCGCGATTCCTCTCGACGTTGATTTCGACGAGGTCAAACAGCAGTTGCTCGATGCGGCCATGGCGCTCGCTGAAGAGCCGAAGTGGAGACCACACTTCCTTGACGCCCCCGAGGTGTGGGGCATGGAGTCCGTCTCGGACGAGGCGATCGTTCTTCGTCTGGTCGCGAAAACGCGCACCTCGTCGAAAGACGACGTCGGACGCGAGCTTCGCTCCCGTTTCAAAGACGTTCTCGATGGCCTCGACGTTGTAGCACTCTCGCTGGAGACGGTGATTCTCGCGGGATGGGAGGGTGCAGGCAGTGTGGGCGGAGCACGGCCACCTCGAACAAAGCCCGTCGTCGTCGATCCCTCAAAACTCGGTAAGAAAAAGAAGCGCGCTCCGAAGGGAGAACAATGA
- a CDS encoding globin, which produces MTDAQISTFYDLVGGHATFQKLVHEFYRGVASDPALKAMYPEEDLGPAEDRLRMFLEQYWGGPATYSETRGHPRLRMRHVPYKVNPEARDRWLGHMRTAVDSLELAPIHEATLWDYLERAAHALVNTFED; this is translated from the coding sequence ATGACCGACGCACAGATCAGCACGTTCTACGACCTCGTCGGCGGGCACGCTACATTCCAGAAACTGGTGCACGAGTTCTATCGAGGCGTCGCAAGCGATCCCGCGCTCAAGGCGATGTATCCGGAGGAAGATCTCGGTCCGGCCGAAGACCGTCTGAGAATGTTCCTTGAGCAGTACTGGGGCGGCCCGGCCACGTACAGTGAGACTCGGGGGCACCCGCGTCTTCGCATGCGCCATGTTCCGTACAAGGTGAACCCCGAGGCGCGGGACCGCTGGCTGGGGCACATGCGCACTGCCGTCGACTCCCTCGAGCTCGCGCCGATCCACGAGGCGACGCTGTGGGACTATCTTGAGAGAGCAGCTCACGCTCTCGTGAATACGTTCGAGGACTGA
- a CDS encoding FAD-binding dehydrogenase, producing the protein MSDHSYDAIVVGAGLAGLVAAAELADCGRRVAVLDQEPPSSFGGQAWWSFGGLFLVDSPEQRRMGISDSADLAWQDWEGTAGFDRDEDNWAQRWARAYVDFAAGEKRSWLKSKGISLFPVVGWAERGSGAAFGHGNSVPRFHITWGTGPGVLDPFVRRVHAAQDAGLVDVLTRHRVDELIMTNGCVTGVSGAVLAEDRVPRGVTSSRTEVGRFEFSSRTVLMSTGGIGGNSELVRKHWPERLGPVPRSMLTGVPAHVDGRGLAIAENAGGRIVNADRMWHYTEGITNWNPVWPEHGIRILPGPSSLWLDPTGARLPAPLFPGFDTLGTLTHLTRAGFDHSWFVLTQRIIEKEFALSGSEQNPDLTGKDIRMVLGRVAPGAPGPVEAFKKHGDDFVVADRLDTLLDGMAELDTDDQLDRGRVRHEIEWRDRQLNNSFSKDAQLTAMHGARSYRGDKLLRAAPPHKLLDPKAGPLIAVKLHLLTRKTLGGLQTDLDGRVLSASGEPVPGLYAAGEASGFGGGGLHGYRALEGTFLGGCLFSGRTAGRAMAGALA; encoded by the coding sequence ATGTCTGACCATTCATATGACGCAATCGTCGTTGGGGCTGGGCTCGCCGGCCTTGTCGCAGCGGCAGAGCTCGCCGATTGCGGCCGACGCGTCGCCGTGCTCGATCAAGAGCCCCCCAGTTCCTTCGGCGGACAGGCCTGGTGGTCTTTTGGCGGACTCTTTCTCGTCGATTCTCCCGAGCAGCGCAGAATGGGAATCAGCGACTCTGCCGACCTCGCGTGGCAAGACTGGGAAGGAACAGCCGGGTTCGATCGAGACGAAGACAATTGGGCACAGCGGTGGGCTCGCGCCTACGTAGATTTTGCCGCAGGCGAAAAGCGTTCGTGGCTGAAGTCCAAGGGAATATCGCTGTTTCCCGTTGTCGGCTGGGCTGAACGCGGGTCAGGGGCCGCTTTCGGACACGGAAACTCTGTACCTCGATTTCATATCACGTGGGGAACGGGTCCCGGCGTTCTCGACCCGTTCGTTCGCCGCGTCCATGCGGCACAAGACGCTGGTCTTGTCGACGTGCTCACGCGACACCGCGTCGACGAGCTGATCATGACGAATGGCTGCGTCACAGGTGTGTCTGGAGCAGTTTTGGCCGAGGATCGGGTGCCTCGTGGTGTGACGAGTTCTCGCACAGAGGTCGGCAGGTTCGAGTTCTCGTCCCGAACGGTATTGATGAGCACGGGAGGAATCGGAGGCAACTCCGAACTCGTGCGCAAGCACTGGCCGGAAAGACTCGGACCTGTGCCCCGCAGCATGCTCACCGGTGTGCCCGCCCACGTCGACGGGCGCGGACTCGCCATCGCAGAAAATGCGGGCGGGCGAATCGTCAATGCCGATCGCATGTGGCATTACACCGAGGGCATCACCAATTGGAATCCCGTTTGGCCCGAACACGGCATCCGGATTCTTCCCGGCCCATCGTCGCTGTGGCTCGATCCGACAGGTGCACGCCTGCCTGCACCGCTCTTTCCCGGGTTCGATACGCTCGGCACCCTCACACACCTCACGAGAGCAGGCTTCGACCATTCCTGGTTTGTGCTGACCCAGCGAATCATCGAGAAAGAATTTGCGCTCTCGGGAAGCGAGCAGAATCCAGACTTGACGGGCAAAGACATCCGGATGGTTCTGGGCAGAGTCGCGCCAGGTGCACCCGGCCCCGTGGAAGCGTTCAAAAAGCACGGTGACGACTTCGTCGTTGCCGATCGCCTTGACACTCTTCTGGATGGCATGGCCGAACTCGACACGGACGACCAGCTTGATCGCGGCCGTGTCCGCCACGAGATCGAGTGGCGCGATCGACAGCTGAACAACAGTTTCTCCAAAGACGCGCAGCTTACCGCCATGCACGGTGCACGCTCGTACCGTGGCGACAAGCTGCTCCGTGCCGCTCCCCCGCACAAACTGCTTGATCCGAAGGCGGGGCCCCTCATTGCTGTCAAACTGCACCTGCTGACCCGCAAGACGCTTGGCGGGCTGCAGACCGACCTTGACGGTCGAGTTCTTTCCGCCTCAGGTGAGCCCGTTCCGGGCCTGTATGCGGCAGGAGAGGCATCTGGCTTCGGCGGCGGCGGGCTGCACGGCTACCGTGCTCTCGAGGGTACGTTCCTCGGCGGTTGCCTGTTCTCTGGACGTACAGCAGGCCGAGCGATGGCCGGAGCTTTGGCGTGA
- a CDS encoding acyl-CoA thioesterase: MSDPIDSLLGALDLADTGARTNEDIFTGPSQWMPQGRVFGGQVLAQSIMAAGRTVPDDRFIHSMHGYFLRPGDVDLPITFAVDRIHDGRSFMTRRTQAYQKGMPILSMIASFQDEDAGLDHAAPMPDVTDPDDLPSDTEILGSIDDPRARAWSADRPFEIRHASEPIYLAPPTQKSSEQMLWLRANRALPDDRRLHQAALAYASDYTLLEPILRSHGLSWLTPGLKMASLDHAMWWHRAARVDEWLLYVQQSPSATGGRGLTQGRFYSRDGKLVASVAQEGMVRVPRKS; this comes from the coding sequence TTGTCAGATCCCATCGACTCATTGCTCGGAGCCCTTGATCTCGCCGATACTGGTGCTCGCACAAATGAAGACATTTTCACCGGCCCCTCTCAATGGATGCCCCAGGGTCGCGTCTTCGGCGGACAGGTTCTTGCTCAGTCGATCATGGCTGCAGGACGGACGGTTCCCGATGATCGCTTCATCCATTCAATGCACGGGTACTTTCTGCGTCCCGGCGACGTCGACCTGCCCATCACGTTCGCCGTCGACCGCATTCATGATGGTCGATCGTTCATGACGCGACGTACGCAGGCCTATCAGAAAGGCATGCCGATTCTGTCGATGATCGCCTCATTCCAAGACGAGGATGCTGGCCTTGACCATGCAGCGCCGATGCCCGATGTCACAGATCCCGATGACCTGCCGAGCGACACTGAGATCTTGGGCTCGATCGATGATCCGCGCGCGCGTGCGTGGTCTGCCGATCGACCATTTGAGATTCGTCATGCATCCGAGCCGATCTACCTTGCACCGCCTACGCAGAAGTCCTCCGAACAGATGCTGTGGCTGCGTGCGAACCGAGCGCTTCCCGACGACAGACGACTTCATCAGGCAGCCCTTGCCTATGCGAGCGACTACACGCTGCTCGAGCCAATCTTGCGCAGTCATGGTTTGAGCTGGCTGACGCCAGGTCTCAAGATGGCGAGCCTTGACCACGCAATGTGGTGGCATCGTGCCGCACGGGTGGACGAGTGGCTGCTGTACGTGCAGCAGTCACCGAGCGCGACGGGCGGACGCGGGCTCACACAGGGTCGTTTTTATTCGCGTGACGGCAAGCTTGTTGCCTCGGTCGCTCAAGAGGGAATGGTGCGTGTGCCCCGAAAGTCGTGA
- a CDS encoding acyl-CoA thioesterase: MRVHAPVHLRWGDLDAYNHVNNVELLRVLEEARVRVFWRSGDEGDSIDQGMALIEAEPGSETLTLVARHEVEYRKPIPYQRAPLDIQLWIGRLGGASLDVHYEVFTQHDGDTPAACAASTIVLVDASSGAPRRIREAERRAWQRYAEAPVTFTGRR; the protein is encoded by the coding sequence ATGCGCGTCCATGCTCCGGTGCATCTCCGCTGGGGAGACCTCGACGCCTATAACCATGTGAATAATGTGGAGTTGCTTCGGGTGCTTGAGGAAGCTCGAGTGCGGGTTTTCTGGCGCAGCGGTGACGAGGGCGACAGCATTGATCAGGGAATGGCCCTGATTGAGGCCGAGCCCGGGTCGGAGACGCTGACACTCGTTGCACGTCATGAGGTCGAGTACCGCAAGCCGATTCCGTATCAGCGGGCCCCATTGGATATTCAGCTGTGGATCGGTCGGCTCGGAGGCGCTAGTCTCGACGTGCACTATGAAGTGTTCACACAACACGACGGTGACACGCCGGCAGCCTGCGCGGCAAGCACGATCGTACTCGTGGATGCCTCGTCAGGCGCTCCTCGTCGCATTCGAGAAGCCGAACGCCGAGCATGGCAGCGCTATGCAGAAGCGCCCGTGACGTTCACTGGACGGCGATAG
- the ettA gene encoding energy-dependent translational throttle protein EttA, with the protein MAEYIYSMVRARKAVGDKVILDDVTMAFLPGAKIGVVGPNGAGKSTILKIMAGLDTPSNGEAKLSPGYSVGILMQEPELDEDRSVLENVQDGLGEIKVKVDRFNEISAAMAEPDADFDALLAEMGKLQEEIDAADAWDLDSQLEQAMDALRCPPSDATVSVLSGGEKRRVALCKLLLQKPDLLLLDEPTNHLDAESVLWLEQHLAKYPGAVLAVTHDRYFLDHVAEWIAEVDRGHLYPYEGNYSTYLEKKRDRLAVQGKKDAKLSKRLSDELEWVRSNTKGRQAKSKARLARYEEMAAAAEKTRKLDFEEIQIPAGPRLGQTVIEARNLRKGFGERVLIDGLSFSLPRNGIVGVIGPNGVGKTTLFKTIVGFEPLDGGDLKVGETVKISYVDQSRGGIDPNKTLWEVVSDGLDYIQVGNNEIPSRAYVSTFGFKGPDQQKRAGVLSGGERNRLNLALTLKQGGNLLLLDEPTNDLDVETLSSLENALLEFPGCAVVVTHDRWFLDRIATHILAYEGTDENPANWYWFEGNFEAYEQNKVERLGADAAKPHRSTYRKLTRD; encoded by the coding sequence GTGGCCGAATACATTTACTCGATGGTCCGCGCGCGCAAAGCAGTCGGGGACAAAGTTATTCTCGACGACGTGACGATGGCCTTCCTCCCCGGAGCGAAAATCGGCGTGGTCGGCCCGAACGGCGCCGGTAAATCAACGATCCTCAAGATCATGGCTGGACTCGACACACCGAGCAACGGTGAGGCCAAGCTCAGCCCCGGGTACAGCGTCGGCATTCTCATGCAGGAGCCGGAACTCGACGAGGACCGTTCTGTGCTCGAGAACGTTCAAGATGGCCTCGGCGAAATCAAGGTCAAAGTCGACCGTTTCAACGAGATCTCGGCGGCGATGGCTGAACCCGATGCTGATTTTGACGCCCTCCTCGCCGAAATGGGGAAGCTCCAGGAAGAGATTGATGCCGCCGATGCGTGGGACCTCGACTCGCAGCTTGAGCAGGCGATGGACGCGCTGCGCTGCCCGCCTTCTGATGCGACGGTGAGCGTGCTCTCCGGTGGAGAGAAGCGGCGCGTCGCGCTGTGCAAGTTGCTTTTGCAGAAGCCAGATCTGCTTCTTCTCGATGAGCCGACCAACCATCTAGACGCCGAGAGCGTGCTGTGGCTCGAGCAGCATCTTGCCAAGTATCCAGGTGCTGTGCTTGCTGTCACTCACGATCGGTACTTCCTTGACCACGTCGCTGAGTGGATCGCTGAGGTCGACAGAGGACACCTTTACCCGTACGAGGGAAACTACTCGACATACCTCGAGAAGAAGCGCGACCGTCTCGCCGTGCAGGGCAAGAAAGACGCCAAGCTTTCCAAGCGTCTTTCTGACGAACTCGAGTGGGTGCGTTCTAACACCAAGGGTCGGCAGGCCAAGTCGAAGGCGCGTCTCGCACGATACGAGGAGATGGCCGCTGCGGCCGAGAAGACTCGCAAGCTCGACTTCGAGGAGATTCAGATTCCAGCCGGGCCGCGACTCGGGCAGACAGTTATTGAGGCCCGTAACCTGCGCAAGGGTTTCGGCGAACGTGTTCTCATCGACGGTCTGTCGTTTTCGTTGCCGCGCAACGGAATCGTCGGTGTGATCGGCCCCAACGGAGTCGGTAAGACCACCTTGTTCAAGACCATCGTCGGTTTTGAACCGCTCGATGGGGGCGACCTCAAAGTCGGCGAGACGGTGAAAATCTCATATGTCGATCAGAGCAGAGGCGGAATCGACCCGAACAAAACGCTGTGGGAAGTCGTTTCAGATGGCCTCGATTACATTCAGGTCGGAAACAACGAGATTCCCTCGCGCGCTTACGTCTCCACCTTCGGCTTCAAGGGCCCGGATCAGCAGAAGCGCGCAGGAGTGCTGTCCGGCGGTGAGCGCAACCGTCTGAATCTCGCGCTGACGCTGAAGCAGGGCGGCAACCTTCTGCTGCTTGACGAGCCGACTAACGACCTGGACGTCGAGACCCTGTCGAGCCTCGAGAACGCACTTCTGGAGTTTCCCGGCTGCGCCGTGGTCGTCACTCACGATCGCTGGTTCCTTGACCGGATTGCCACCCATATTCTTGCGTACGAAGGTACAGACGAGAACCCGGCAAACTGGTACTGGTTCGAGGGAAACTTTGAGGCGTATGAGCAGAACAAGGTAGAACGTTTGGGCGCAGACGCTGCGAAGCCACACCGTTCGACGTACCGCAAGCTGACTCGAGACTGA
- a CDS encoding DUF6993 domain-containing protein, whose product MGRTTARLWALGGTLLLTWVLCGCAPAVDSTAPQTSTGSPVEETSPPAQTELVPDGSAEDNLGYFDAVNTGVLAENPDAMGMDFINALVEAGFDKSAMQVTEDYSTVGNRAESIQFSVRWNDQCLIGQNGEAVGGYHSVVMDALDSGTCLIGNTRDIE is encoded by the coding sequence GTGGGGCGGACTACTGCCAGGCTTTGGGCACTCGGCGGAACGCTGCTTCTCACGTGGGTTCTCTGTGGATGCGCGCCGGCGGTTGACTCGACAGCGCCGCAGACGTCGACGGGTTCTCCTGTCGAAGAGACGAGTCCTCCTGCCCAGACAGAGCTCGTTCCGGACGGGTCTGCAGAGGACAACCTCGGCTACTTCGACGCCGTCAACACAGGCGTACTTGCCGAGAACCCCGACGCAATGGGCATGGATTTCATCAATGCCCTTGTCGAGGCAGGGTTTGATAAATCGGCGATGCAAGTGACGGAGGACTACTCCACGGTCGGCAACCGCGCGGAATCCATCCAGTTTTCGGTGCGATGGAATGATCAGTGTCTGATCGGGCAGAACGGCGAGGCGGTTGGCGGCTATCACTCCGTGGTGATGGACGCCCTTGACTCGGGCACGTGCCTCATCGGCAACACCCGCGACATCGAGTAG